A genomic window from Algoriphagus sp. Y33 includes:
- a CDS encoding phosphocholine-specific phospholipase C yields MNDSRREFLKKAALVTGGASIWSAMPSAVQRAMAIPAAPGTTFYDAEHVVMLMQENRSFDHCFGTMKGVRGFNDPRAISLPDQNPVWLQPDKDGNRFAPFRFDIKDTKATWMSGTPHSWENQVDARNEGKYNNWIEAKRPGGEFYDMPLTMGYYSREDLPFYYALADAFTVCDQHFCAALTGTTTNRSYFWTGKTHGADGEKAKVRNGELTYDKEGNWKTFPERLEENDISWKVYQNELSITSELGGEAESLLANFTDNNLEWFSQYGVRFHPAHYLFLQQRKKGLPAEIATLKAQLESNPANPEGLKKELKEKEDGLAYLEAYLKKWNEAEFEKLSDRAKNLHKKAFQTNTGDPDYHQTEKLSYQENGEDRETLIPKGDILHQFRKDVREGTLPTVTWLVAPQKFSDHPSAPWYGAWYASEVMNILTEDPEVWKKTIFIVNYDENDGYFDHIPPFVPPHPHEPNGKMSEGLSSAGEFVTAEEEIKAGFDAEEARTSPVGLGYRVPLIIASPWSRGGWVNSEVCDITSTIQFLEKFLSKKTGKVIEETNISSWRRTVSGDLTSVFRPYNGEKITHAEPVDQEEFVKQIYNAKFKNVPTNFIKLSEEEAKKEAQNRNNSAVFATQEPGTKPSNKLYYDLHADGTLSKDGKNFIITFSASQDLFGKESLGSGFNVYAPGNYLNQKTKKFEAVKTWAFAVKSGDSISYEWPISEFENGLCHLRVYGPNGFYREFKGVSPASPVEVEAKSHLKNGKITDELELRIKNTSLSDLTILVKDAVYLKLNKEIKLTAGAETSLKADTKKHQGWYQLSLTAKEDPHLQITYAGRLETGKDSISDPQMGKVI; encoded by the coding sequence ATGAACGATTCGAGAAGAGAATTTTTAAAGAAGGCTGCTTTGGTCACCGGTGGTGCAAGCATCTGGAGTGCAATGCCCTCAGCCGTCCAGCGGGCTATGGCTATCCCTGCAGCACCCGGAACCACTTTCTACGATGCAGAACATGTAGTCATGTTGATGCAGGAAAACAGGTCTTTTGACCATTGCTTTGGCACCATGAAGGGCGTTCGCGGATTCAATGACCCTAGGGCAATTTCTCTTCCCGACCAAAATCCTGTTTGGCTTCAACCGGACAAGGATGGCAACCGGTTTGCTCCTTTTCGCTTTGACATCAAAGATACTAAAGCCACCTGGATGAGTGGAACTCCCCATTCATGGGAAAATCAAGTGGATGCAAGAAACGAAGGGAAATACAACAATTGGATAGAGGCAAAAAGACCCGGGGGGGAATTTTATGACATGCCTTTGACTATGGGTTATTATAGTAGAGAAGACTTACCTTTCTACTATGCCCTGGCTGATGCGTTTACGGTGTGTGATCAGCACTTTTGCGCCGCACTTACCGGCACTACTACCAATAGAAGTTACTTCTGGACGGGAAAAACCCATGGAGCAGATGGCGAGAAAGCCAAAGTCAGAAACGGGGAGTTAACCTATGATAAGGAGGGGAATTGGAAAACCTTTCCTGAGCGGCTTGAGGAAAACGATATCTCTTGGAAAGTTTACCAAAATGAGCTCAGCATTACCTCCGAACTGGGAGGTGAAGCAGAATCGCTTTTGGCAAACTTCACAGACAACAATTTGGAATGGTTTTCACAATATGGCGTACGATTCCATCCGGCTCATTACCTTTTTCTACAACAAAGAAAAAAGGGACTTCCTGCTGAAATAGCAACCCTAAAAGCACAACTAGAAAGCAATCCGGCCAATCCCGAAGGACTGAAAAAGGAACTGAAAGAGAAGGAAGATGGCTTGGCATATCTGGAAGCTTACCTAAAGAAATGGAATGAAGCCGAATTTGAAAAGCTTTCAGATCGCGCAAAAAATCTCCATAAAAAAGCTTTTCAAACGAACACCGGAGACCCTGATTATCATCAGACAGAAAAACTTTCTTACCAAGAAAACGGTGAAGACAGGGAAACTTTGATCCCCAAGGGAGACATCCTGCACCAATTCCGCAAAGATGTGAGAGAAGGCACTTTGCCTACAGTCACTTGGCTTGTAGCTCCACAGAAATTCTCTGATCATCCCAGCGCTCCCTGGTACGGTGCCTGGTATGCGTCCGAAGTGATGAATATCTTGACTGAGGATCCGGAAGTCTGGAAGAAAACAATCTTTATCGTCAATTACGATGAGAACGATGGCTATTTCGACCATATTCCACCTTTCGTGCCCCCACACCCCCACGAACCAAATGGCAAAATGTCCGAAGGTTTGTCCAGTGCAGGAGAATTTGTGACTGCCGAAGAAGAAATCAAAGCAGGATTCGATGCCGAAGAAGCAAGAACGAGTCCGGTAGGATTAGGATATAGAGTTCCTTTGATTATTGCCTCGCCATGGTCAAGAGGCGGATGGGTCAATTCTGAAGTATGTGACATCACTTCCACCATTCAGTTTCTGGAAAAATTCCTTTCTAAAAAAACCGGAAAAGTGATCGAGGAAACGAATATCAGTTCATGGAGACGAACTGTAAGCGGAGATTTGACCTCAGTTTTCAGACCTTACAATGGTGAGAAAATAACCCATGCTGAGCCGGTAGATCAGGAAGAATTCGTAAAGCAGATCTATAATGCCAAGTTTAAAAACGTCCCGACCAACTTCATCAAGCTATCTGAAGAAGAAGCTAAAAAAGAAGCACAAAACAGAAATAATTCAGCTGTTTTTGCTACTCAAGAACCGGGAACAAAACCATCCAATAAACTGTACTACGACTTGCATGCAGATGGGACGCTGAGCAAGGACGGAAAGAATTTTATCATCACTTTCTCAGCTTCCCAAGATCTTTTTGGTAAAGAGTCATTAGGCTCAGGATTCAATGTGTATGCACCGGGAAACTATCTAAATCAGAAAACCAAGAAGTTTGAAGCGGTGAAAACATGGGCGTTTGCCGTAAAGTCCGGAGACAGCATTTCTTATGAATGGCCAATTTCAGAATTTGAAAATGGGCTTTGCCACCTTCGGGTCTATGGGCCAAATGGCTTCTATCGCGAATTTAAGGGAGTTTCTCCCGCTTCACCTGTAGAAGTAGAGGCCAAATCACATTTGAAAAACGGGAAAATTACTGATGAACTTGAATTGAGAATCAAGAATACTTCCCTTTCCGATTTAACTATCCTTGTCAAGGATGCTGTTTACCTCAAGCTAAACAAGGAAATCAAGCTCACAGCCGGAGCAGAAACCTCCCTGAAAGCAGATACGAAGAAGCACCAAGGCTGGTACCAACTCAGTCTTACCGCTAAAGAGGATCCCCACCTGCAAATCACCTATGCAGGCAGGTTAGAAACGGGAAAAGACAGCATTTCTGATCCGCAGATGGGAAAAGTAATCTAA
- a CDS encoding radical SAM protein: MLLLLNYSCELAAVNHSSYILASKVLFITPPFTQLNTPYPATAYLKGYLNQIGVGSNQVDLGIEVILQLFSKTGLTKIFEKIASKQSELSDNAARIVRLKANYLQSIDPVIAFLQDKNPTLAYRIAEGDYLPEASRFEQLDDLEWAFGTLGIRDKARYFATLYLEDIGDLITEQIDPHFGFSRYAERLGLSANSFDEMHQALHQDSGLIDGMMCDLLEQKIRQYQPTSVAFSVPFPGNLYGAFKCGQYLKKHHPELVLWMGGGYPNTELRSLKEPRVFDYMDFIVLDDGEAPIRLLLDHLDGKIPITDLKRTFARIDGKVTFCNSNPAKDVPQREVGTPDYSDLLIREYLSVIEVANPMHRLWSDGRWNKMTLAHGCYWGKCTFCDVSLDYIGRYEPITASILCDRIEEIIAQTGENGFHFVDEAAPPALMRDLAIEILRRQLSVTWWTNIRFESSFTADLCRLLRASGCIAVSGGLEVASDRLLALIKKGVTVSQVAQVTNHFTQAGIMVHAYLMYGFPTQTAQETIDSLEMVRQLIQAGVIQSGFWHRFAMTAHSPVGLDPKAFGAINLMPVEGTFANNDLPHDDPTGADHELFGEGLRKSLFNYMHGVCFEVPLQDWFDSKVPKTTVPKNFIANEIRNEPTPEYKDRNRILWIGAQPELQVFEEDELSELIFSGKKEDFAMELPLDLGQWVYEMLLTVSYGQTLNTLKPIRESYESELGDFEELLESEVWEILREHGLLVF; the protein is encoded by the coding sequence ATGCTCCTATTACTTAACTATTCTTGCGAACTTGCAGCCGTAAATCACTCTTCTTACATCTTGGCTTCGAAAGTTCTCTTTATCACTCCGCCTTTTACCCAGCTGAATACACCTTATCCGGCGACTGCCTATCTGAAGGGGTACCTCAATCAAATCGGTGTGGGCTCCAATCAGGTGGATCTGGGGATTGAGGTGATTTTGCAGCTTTTTTCCAAGACTGGCTTAACCAAAATCTTCGAAAAGATAGCATCCAAACAGTCAGAATTGTCTGATAATGCTGCCCGTATTGTACGTCTGAAGGCCAACTATCTACAATCCATAGATCCTGTGATCGCATTTCTGCAGGATAAAAATCCAACGCTTGCCTACAGAATTGCTGAAGGAGATTACCTGCCTGAGGCAAGTCGCTTTGAGCAGCTGGATGATTTGGAGTGGGCTTTTGGTACGCTTGGAATTCGGGATAAGGCTAGGTATTTTGCCACGCTCTATTTGGAAGATATTGGGGATTTGATCACTGAGCAGATTGATCCGCATTTTGGCTTTAGCAGATATGCAGAGCGGCTGGGGCTTTCTGCCAATTCTTTTGATGAGATGCATCAAGCTTTGCATCAGGATTCCGGCTTAATCGACGGGATGATGTGTGATTTGCTTGAGCAAAAAATCCGGCAGTATCAACCGACTTCCGTGGCTTTTTCAGTGCCTTTCCCGGGAAATCTATACGGCGCTTTCAAATGCGGTCAATACCTCAAAAAACACCATCCCGAACTGGTGCTTTGGATGGGGGGAGGGTATCCCAATACAGAACTTCGTTCTTTGAAAGAACCAAGGGTTTTTGATTACATGGACTTTATTGTGCTTGATGATGGGGAAGCGCCCATTCGCTTATTATTGGATCATCTTGATGGGAAAATCCCAATAACTGATTTGAAAAGAACCTTTGCTAGAATTGATGGGAAAGTGACTTTTTGTAATAGTAATCCTGCCAAGGATGTTCCTCAGCGTGAAGTAGGAACTCCGGATTACAGCGATTTGCTGATCCGCGAATACCTTTCTGTCATAGAAGTAGCCAATCCCATGCATAGACTTTGGTCTGATGGTCGCTGGAATAAGATGACATTGGCACATGGCTGCTATTGGGGTAAGTGTACTTTTTGCGATGTGTCTCTGGATTATATAGGGAGATACGAGCCTATCACCGCTTCAATTTTGTGTGATAGAATAGAAGAAATTATCGCTCAAACCGGAGAGAATGGATTCCACTTTGTAGATGAAGCTGCGCCCCCGGCATTAATGCGGGATTTGGCAATTGAGATTCTCCGCAGACAGCTTTCTGTGACTTGGTGGACCAATATCAGATTTGAAAGCAGCTTCACCGCTGACCTTTGTCGCTTGCTTAGAGCATCGGGTTGCATTGCCGTTTCCGGAGGTTTGGAAGTGGCCTCTGACCGTTTGTTGGCATTGATCAAAAAAGGAGTGACTGTCTCACAGGTAGCTCAGGTGACCAATCACTTTACCCAAGCGGGAATCATGGTTCATGCGTATCTGATGTATGGTTTTCCTACGCAAACCGCCCAAGAGACGATAGATTCGCTGGAAATGGTGAGGCAGCTGATCCAGGCTGGTGTGATCCAGTCCGGTTTCTGGCACCGCTTTGCGATGACGGCGCATAGTCCTGTCGGTCTTGATCCAAAGGCATTTGGTGCGATTAATTTGATGCCTGTCGAAGGTACTTTCGCAAACAATGACCTTCCGCACGATGATCCCACAGGGGCTGACCATGAGCTTTTCGGTGAAGGACTTCGCAAATCACTTTTTAATTACATGCACGGGGTGTGTTTTGAGGTTCCGCTTCAAGACTGGTTTGATTCCAAAGTTCCGAAGACTACAGTCCCGAAGAATTTTATTGCGAATGAAATCAGGAATGAACCTACTCCGGAATATAAAGATCGAAATAGGATCTTGTGGATTGGAGCTCAACCGGAGTTGCAGGTTTTCGAAGAAGATGAGCTCTCAGAATTGATTTTCTCCGGGAAAAAGGAAGATTTTGCAATGGAACTTCCGCTCGATTTGGGGCAGTGGGTATATGAAATGCTGCTTACTGTAAGTTATGGACAAACCCTCAATACGCTAAAACCTATCCGGGAAAGTTATGAATCGGAATTGGGAGACTTTGAGGAATTACTGGAATCGGAAGTTTGGGAAATATTGAGGGAACACGGCTTACTGGTGTTTTAA
- a CDS encoding dienelactone hydrolase family protein codes for MNELRKEDISQEVFDLYDAYAHNKLERRQFIEKLSAYAVGGITVAALMSAMMPNYKDTRTIKSDDPRLASEYITYDSPKGGGEIKGLLSIPQGTTGKVPGVVVVHENRGLNPYIEDVGRRTAVDGFISLAPDALTPLGGYPGNDDQGREMQSKRDRNEMLEDFIAAYEYLKTHPNCNGKVGVVGFCFGGWIANMMAVRIPELGAAVPYYGGQPSAEEAVLVNTPLMLHFASLDERVNAGWPAYEEVLKENGVEYQAFIYPDVNHGFHNNTTPRYDEAAATLAWERTVGFFKVHLQG; via the coding sequence ATGAACGAATTAAGAAAAGAAGACATCAGCCAAGAAGTTTTTGACCTATACGACGCCTACGCCCACAACAAACTGGAACGAAGACAATTTATAGAAAAGCTCTCCGCCTACGCAGTCGGTGGAATTACAGTCGCTGCTCTGATGAGTGCGATGATGCCAAATTATAAAGATACCCGCACCATCAAATCCGATGATCCGCGCTTAGCATCCGAATACATCACCTATGACTCTCCTAAGGGAGGCGGCGAAATCAAAGGACTGCTCTCCATCCCTCAGGGAACTACCGGCAAAGTGCCTGGAGTGGTGGTCGTCCACGAAAACCGCGGATTAAATCCCTACATCGAGGATGTGGGAAGAAGAACGGCTGTAGATGGATTTATCTCTTTGGCTCCGGATGCACTTACTCCGCTGGGCGGCTACCCGGGAAATGATGATCAAGGACGTGAAATGCAAAGCAAAAGAGACCGGAATGAAATGCTGGAGGATTTTATCGCCGCTTACGAGTATTTGAAAACACATCCGAATTGCAATGGCAAGGTCGGTGTAGTAGGGTTTTGTTTCGGGGGCTGGATAGCCAATATGATGGCAGTGCGGATCCCGGAACTTGGCGCGGCAGTGCCTTACTATGGAGGTCAACCTTCAGCGGAAGAAGCTGTCCTAGTTAATACACCATTAATGTTGCATTTTGCAAGTTTAGACGAGCGGGTAAATGCCGGCTGGCCGGCCTACGAGGAAGTCTTAAAGGAAAACGGAGTAGAATACCAGGCATTTATCTATCCGGATGTCAACCATGGTTTTCACAATAACACTACCCCTAGATACGATGAAGCTGCTGCTACTTTAGCATGGGAAAGGACGGTTGGGTTCTTTAAAGTTCATTTGCAGGGGTGA